The following coding sequences lie in one Monomorium pharaonis isolate MP-MQ-018 chromosome 1, ASM1337386v2, whole genome shotgun sequence genomic window:
- the LOC118646809 gene encoding uncharacterized protein LOC118646809, with the protein MPKTRIKKLFRNNTEINSLMQPMANKKEIKIRNISIKLVDIIKDYKTQRTISEAAVMKNEENQFNTNRKSVKKANMEENNQNYIKEIMDKKDSLNYNYVLKNTVCTDTKKIVYNDNINISNLHNVNATVNNFAANSNNKENILDSNEIKHNNKTNTSSSDISNIIDSSLISLRKSETEIYEFLSTNQSTNCNINNKSSDMNLNEDYIHNNITDIENEILPIQNTNKKKSLLRKTTLEKKDACENIIIDSSSGLNVQIKNQIENNSKNNEVRNYLNPNGYYMSSDCEDNIINDVFLNETSKLNKQLKQTSETEIAYCDIQKGDTTVKESKKQLCSSQQLDKDFTQFTITEQEESLMTKNNGMQIKNILPSVSKNMHDKEITTYLNNDCNNNSKRKCIITEHVRYSKPKYIILKANSKEINERENKQEILTCPERKKHKQSNDLKNNVSYSNFSSYNDSNGDNSWTNVTQDTTSEYIPNETESLEINKTGVTTNSENSINEVSNVPEKKKYNEFKFNIPGNSACDESELITELSRGPQGNNKKNFCLFCHTLQSKIVRHLESKHCDEDLVKDFMHLPKGCAERLRKIGNVRKEGNFIFNVTKEYNHGRMITVRRPRQKEKRYGINFVNCPYCNGFYARNNLRHHVQQCNEIEGSLSSRTLLQNARRTIGRYHPEASRRMRIEILPILQEDEVTKTIRYDRAIILYGNSMCKTQIHQHQNTYIRGHLRLLGRLVLALRNRNSAINTLADAYAPQFYRTVIEAINNVAELDYKTNMYKHPTNASTLGTCLKKIGKILDVTYMIDKDLMKRKDVDDFMKIYDVDFSGTINKIVTETCTKVKRQKKTILPRTCDIKTLTAYLKRKMEEYTKTLTQEFSYAIWKSLAEVTLIAIQVFNRRRAGETERILIEDFKNYECACGTGSTCKISTQNSDRTHNYVRFTIRGKLRRTVPVLLDAHMLKSTQLLLQFREDANVSSDNPFLFGLPSNENENKHLDACKLMRSFASLCGAKNSFALRGTTLRKHVATKCVDLNLSDNQITRVANFMGHHEHIHKEIYRQPVAKVDILEMSKILEKAQGMDSTVSNYGTDITINSEDNTFFFNQDVSQTFNDISETSTNTSIEKKKNKIEKEEQKVKQKLIIQNKKRIRKNTIKNIQNVQKLNKSKGKSCLCLSSYWFFLFNIYSKKLCTSVTFT; encoded by the exons ATGCCGAAGACAC gaattaaaaaactatttagaaataatacagaGATAAATAGTTTGATGCAACCAATGgcgaataaaaaagaaattaaaatacgcaatatatcaattaaattagtagatattataaaagattataaaacgCAAAGGACAATTTCTGAGGCTGCTGTAATGAAAAACgaagaaaatcaatttaacACCAATagaaaatctgtaaaaaaagcaaatatggaagaaaacaaccaaaat tatataaaagaaataatggaTAAGAaagattctttaaattataattatgtactgaaaaatactGTCTGTActgatactaaaaaaatagtatacaatgataatatcaatatatccaac cTACATAATGTAAATGCAACTGTTAACAATTTTGCTGCAAATAGCAacaacaaagaaaatattttggatagcaatgaaataaaacacaataataaaactaacaCATCAAGCAGCGATATAAGTAACATTATAGATTCAAGCTTAATCTCTTTGAGAAAATCTGAAActgaaatatatgaatttcttAGTACTAATCAATCAACAAATtgcaacataaataataaatcaagcgatatgaatttaaatgaagattatatacataataatattactgatattgaaaatgaaatcttaccaatacaaaatacaaacaaaaaaaagtcattattaagaaaaactaCATTAGAGAAAAAGGATGCATgtgaaaacataattatagaTAGTTCTTCAGGTCTTAATgtacaaattaaaa atcaaattgaaaataattctaagaatAATGAAGtgagaaattatttgaatCCAAATGGATATTATATGTCCTCTGATTGCgaggataatataataaatgatgtttttttaaatgagactagtaaattaaataaacaattaaaacagACATCTGAAACTGAAATAGCATATTGTGATATTCAGAAAGGTGATACTACTGTCAAAGAGtcaaaaaaacaattgtgtAGTTCTCAACAATTAGATAAAGATTTCACCCAGTTTACGATCACAGAACAAGAAGAAAGTTTAATGACTAAAAACAACGGAAtgcaaatcaaaaatattttaccttCTGTTTCCAAAAACATGCATGATAAGGAAATCACAACATATTTGAATAAtgattgcaataataattcaaaaaggAAGTGTATAATTACTGAACATGTTAGATATAGTAAAccaaagtatattattttaaaagcaaattcaaaagaaattaatgaaagagaaaataaacaagaaatactTACATGTCctgagagaaagaaacataAGCAATCTAACGATCTGAAAAATAACGTATCATATTCAAATTTCTCAAGTTATa atgaTAGCAATGGTGATAATTCATGGACAAATGTAACTCAAGATACTACTAGCGAATATATACCAAATGAAACTGAAagtttagaaattaataaaacaggAGTAACAACAAACTCAGAAAATAGTATTAATGAAGTAAGTAATGTacctgaaaaaaagaaatataatgaatTCAAGTTTAATATTCCTGGAAATAGTGCCTGTGATGAATCTGAACTAATTACTGAATTATCACGTGGTCCTcaaggaaataataaaaaaaatttttgtctatttTGTCACACTCTGCAAAGTAAAATAGTGCGTCATTTGGAAAGCAAACATTGTGATGAGGATCTAGTCAAAGATTTTATGCATTTACCAAAAGGATGTGCTGAACGTTTGCGTAAAATAGGAAATGTTAGAAAAGAaggaaatttcatttttaatgtaacaaaagaatataatCATGGTCGAATGATAACAGTTCGAAGACCtagacaaaaagaaaaacgatatggtataaattttgttaattgtcCATATTGTAATGGATTTTATGCTCGAAATAATTTAAGACATCACGTTCAACAATGTAACGAAATTGAAGGATCACTTTCTTCGCGAACACTTTTACAAAATGCTCGGCGAACTATTGGCAGATATCATCCAGAAGCTAGTAGAAGAATGAGAATAGAAATATTACCTATCTTGCAAGAAGATGAAGTTACTAAAACTATTAGATACGATCGTGCTATCATTCTATATGGAAATAGTATGTGTAAAACACAAATTCATCAACATCAAAATACTTATATACGAGGTCATTTACGTCTTCTAGGTCGTTTGGTATTAGCCTTGAGAAATCGAAACTCTGCAATCAATACTTTAGCAGACGCATATGCTCCACAATTTTATAGAACTGTAATTGaagcaattaataatgttgCAGAATTAGATTACAAAACAAATATGTACAAACATCCGACTAATGCGTCTACTCTTGGTActtgtctaaaaaaaattggcaaAATCTTAGATGTTACATATATGatagataaagatttaatgaaaCGCAAAGATGTTGatgattttatgaaaatatatgacGTAGATTTTAGCGgaactataaataaaatagtaacagAAACTTGTACAAAAGTAAAACGACAAAAAAAGACCATATTACCCCGAACATGTGATATTAAAACTCTTACCGCttatttgaaaagaaagatGGAAGAATATACAAAAACATTAACACAAGAATTTTCATATGCCATATGGAAATCATTAGCAGAGGTAACGCTCATCGCTATTCAGGTGTTTAATCGTCGTCGAGCAGGCGAAacagaaagaattttaattgaggattttaaaaactatgaaTGTGCCTGTGGGACAGGTTCTACGTGTAAAATTTCTACACAGAATTCTGACAGGACTCATAACTATGTTAGATTTACCATTCGGGGTAAATTACGTAGAACTGTTCCAGTACTGTTAGATGCGCATATGTTAAAAAGTACTCAACTTTTGCTACAATTTCGAGAAGATGCTAATGTGTCATCAGATAATCCTTTTTTGTTTGGATTACCCAGTAATGAAAATGAGAATAAACATTTAGATGCTTGTAAACTAATGCGAAGTTTTGCAAGCCTATGTGGAGCAAAAAATAGCTTCGCACTTCGTGGAACAACTTTGCGCAAACATGTTGCAACAAAATGTGTGGATTTAAACTTATCGGATAATCAAATAACGAGAGTAGCAAACTTCATGGGTCATCACGAACATATCCACAAAGAAATCTATAGACAACCTGTTGCTAAAGTCGACATACTggaaatgtcaaaaattttagaaaaagctCAAGGCATGGATTCAACAGTTTCTAATTATGGAACTGATATAACTATCAACAGTGAAgacaatacttttttcttcaatCAAG aTGTATCACAAACATTTAATGATATAAGTGAAACTTCTACTAATACTTCaatagaaaagaagaaaaataagattgagaaagaagaacaaaaagtgaagcaaaaactaattatacaaaataaaaaaagaatacgaaagaatacaataaaaaatatacaaaatgtacaaaaattgaataaaagtaAAGGTAAATCTTGTTTATGCTTATCTTCTTACtggttttttttgtttaatatttattccaaAAAGTTATGTACATCTGTAACATTTACATAA